A stretch of Cytophagales bacterium DNA encodes these proteins:
- a CDS encoding MFS transporter has product MKQPKNLIKAWCMYDWANSVYNLVINTSIFPIYYTAVTKNMGNGETVQFFGYEIVNSVLYSYALSFSYLISAVILPLLSGVADYTGKKKLFLKIFTYLGAGSCMGMFFFTGETLEWGIFCVVFASVGYSSGLVFYDAFLPEIASEKETDRVSGLGYAYGYFGSALMMIVSLILIQMYEVFGFTSTGWATRTVFLLVGVWWIGWAQIPFRRLPDNVFQKKPSGSILFNGYLEIKKVFFALKGLKNMKMYLISFFFFNMGVQTVMLLATLFGSKELKMESGQLIPVLLIIQFVGIAGSLLFARLSERKGNKFSLNTMIIIWIGVCFGAYFVDHVNQFYVIAVLVGLVMGGIQALSRATFSKLIPKDSEDHASFFSFFDVTFHVSVVLGTFSYGFIEQVTGSMRNSTLALATFFILGIIFLARVKMKHVAPVSKA; this is encoded by the coding sequence ATGAAGCAGCCTAAAAATCTTATCAAGGCCTGGTGCATGTATGACTGGGCTAACTCGGTTTACAACCTGGTCATCAATACCTCAATCTTCCCGATTTACTACACCGCCGTGACTAAAAACATGGGCAATGGCGAAACGGTGCAGTTCTTTGGCTATGAGATCGTCAACTCCGTCCTTTACAGTTACGCTTTGTCATTTTCGTATTTGATCTCAGCAGTAATTCTTCCCTTGCTATCGGGCGTCGCCGATTACACCGGAAAGAAAAAGCTCTTTTTAAAAATATTCACCTATTTGGGTGCCGGTTCCTGCATGGGCATGTTCTTCTTCACCGGAGAAACGCTGGAATGGGGTATTTTCTGCGTTGTATTTGCCAGTGTGGGCTACAGCAGCGGTCTGGTATTCTATGATGCCTTCCTTCCGGAAATTGCATCAGAAAAAGAAACAGACCGGGTCAGTGGTCTTGGATACGCCTATGGCTACTTTGGCAGTGCTCTTATGATGATTGTCAGTCTGATATTAATTCAGATGTACGAAGTATTTGGCTTTACCTCTACGGGATGGGCCACTAGAACAGTCTTTTTACTAGTAGGTGTATGGTGGATCGGCTGGGCACAGATCCCATTCCGCCGATTGCCGGATAATGTGTTTCAGAAAAAGCCTTCGGGAAGCATTCTTTTCAATGGCTACCTGGAAATCAAGAAAGTATTCTTTGCCCTAAAAGGATTGAAGAACATGAAAATGTACCTGATCTCCTTTTTCTTTTTCAATATGGGTGTTCAGACTGTAATGTTGTTGGCAACGCTGTTCGGATCGAAAGAATTGAAAATGGAGTCAGGACAATTGATCCCTGTGCTATTGATCATCCAATTTGTAGGGATAGCAGGTTCCCTGCTATTTGCTCGTCTTAGTGAGCGAAAAGGCAATAAATTCTCTCTCAATACCATGATCATCATTTGGATCGGGGTATGCTTCGGTGCCTATTTCGTAGATCATGTCAATCAATTTTATGTGATTGCCGTATTGGTGGGACTGGTCATGGGTGGTATTCAAGCTTTGTCACGTGCAACCTTCTCTAAACTGATCCCGAAGGATTCGGAAGATCATGCGTCATTTTTCTCATTTTTTGATGTCACCTTCCATGTAAGTGTAGTGTTGGGCACGTTCAGCTATGGATTTATCGAACAGGTGACTGGCTCCATGCGCAACAGCACCCTGGCATTGGCCACTTTTTTCATTTTGGGGATCATTTTCCTCGCTCGTGTCAAAATGAAGCATGTCGCTCCCGTTTCCAAGGCTTAA
- a CDS encoding NAD(P)/FAD-dependent oxidoreductase translates to MSQSIVKDLEGSLPPSDLPRVVIIGGGFAGIELVQKLRKCPVETVMLDKNNYHTFIPLLYQVATAGLSPGDISSPLREFLQDDDHFHFRLAEVESVDQAAQVVRTDLGALKYDYLVIGTGSKTNFFGNAKIEEQALKLREVKDALALRTQLINNFEKALFANNDQELEQYMNIVIVGGGPTGVELAGAIGELRDHILPKDYPELDFSQMRIVLVEGSDQVLNTMSDFASRKAKTYLESFGVEVLMEKRVTDFEEGHVTLNDGSEIPSRCLIWAAGVVGNVPAGFEAESLERGRLKVNDYHEVAGTNNVYAIGDVAIQYVKGWDHGLPMLAPVAIQQAQHLGKNLKRRLAGRERTAFRYFDKGSMATIGRNHAVVDAKGLSFGGFFGWFVWMFIHLISIMGFRRKFLVFMGWVWNYISYNRGNRLIIVPGKTGTATEKEELIPKARA, encoded by the coding sequence ATGAGTCAATCTATCGTTAAAGATTTAGAGGGTAGTCTTCCTCCAAGTGACCTGCCCAGAGTAGTGATCATCGGGGGTGGTTTTGCAGGGATCGAACTGGTACAAAAATTACGAAAGTGTCCCGTGGAAACGGTGATGCTGGATAAGAACAACTACCACACCTTCATTCCATTGTTGTACCAGGTGGCTACGGCAGGACTTTCACCTGGAGATATCTCCAGTCCTTTGCGCGAATTTTTACAAGATGACGATCATTTTCATTTTCGATTGGCGGAAGTTGAATCCGTAGATCAGGCTGCCCAAGTGGTGCGGACGGATCTGGGTGCATTGAAATACGATTACCTGGTGATCGGAACGGGCTCTAAAACCAACTTTTTTGGTAATGCCAAAATAGAAGAACAAGCACTGAAGTTAAGGGAGGTAAAGGATGCCCTTGCCCTTAGGACTCAGTTGATCAACAATTTTGAGAAAGCCCTTTTCGCCAACAACGACCAAGAGTTGGAACAATACATGAACATTGTGATCGTGGGAGGAGGCCCAACAGGAGTGGAACTGGCAGGAGCCATCGGCGAGTTACGGGACCATATTTTGCCAAAAGACTATCCAGAGCTGGATTTCAGTCAAATGCGCATCGTACTGGTCGAAGGCAGTGATCAGGTGTTGAATACCATGTCTGATTTTGCCAGCCGAAAAGCAAAAACTTACCTGGAGTCCTTTGGGGTTGAAGTGTTAATGGAGAAACGAGTGACAGATTTTGAGGAGGGACATGTCACGCTTAACGATGGTTCTGAAATCCCTTCTCGCTGTTTGATCTGGGCTGCAGGTGTCGTAGGTAATGTGCCGGCAGGTTTTGAGGCGGAATCGCTTGAACGTGGCCGACTAAAAGTCAATGATTACCATGAGGTCGCTGGAACGAACAACGTTTATGCGATAGGTGATGTGGCCATTCAATATGTCAAAGGTTGGGATCACGGCCTGCCGATGCTGGCTCCGGTAGCGATCCAGCAAGCTCAGCATTTGGGTAAAAACCTGAAACGAAGACTGGCTGGTAGGGAACGAACTGCCTTCCGTTATTTTGATAAAGGTTCTATGGCTACAATCGGTAGAAACCATGCGGTTGTGGATGCCAAAGGCTTAAGTTTTGGTGGCTTTTTCGGATGGTTTGTATGGATGTTTATTCACTTAATTTCTATCATGGGCTTCAGGAGGAAATTCCTGGTATTTATGGGGTGGGTCTGGAATTATATTTCATACAACCGAGGTAATCGGCTGATCATTGTTCCCGGTAAAACCGGAACAGCGACAGAAAAGGAAGAATTGATACCAAAAGCGCGTGCTTGA
- a CDS encoding type I restriction enzyme HsdR N-terminal domain-containing protein, producing the protein MSLPFPRLNLPPAELRLEQNGDEFYVFDIIRKKMIFLTPEEWVRQHFLHLLINHLGYPKSLIKVESGLKYNHREKRSDLLVYDRSAKVFMLIECKSYKIEMGKATLHQLATYNKVLDADHVAITNGLRHFCWQKKEDRSTYDPLEDFPPFPGS; encoded by the coding sequence ATGTCGCTCCCGTTTCCAAGGCTTAACCTTCCTCCCGCTGAATTAAGGCTGGAACAAAATGGAGATGAATTCTACGTCTTTGACATCATCCGGAAGAAGATGATCTTCCTTACCCCTGAAGAATGGGTAAGACAGCATTTCCTACACCTATTGATCAACCACCTCGGTTATCCAAAATCACTGATCAAAGTTGAATCAGGATTAAAGTACAATCACAGAGAAAAACGCAGTGACTTACTGGTCTATGATCGATCCGCAAAAGTATTCATGCTGATAGAGTGCAAATCCTATAAAATTGAAATGGGCAAAGCCACACTTCATCAGTTGGCTACTTACAATAAAGTATTAGATGCGGACCATGTGGCCATTACTAATGGCTTACGGCATTTTTGCTGGCAAAAAAAAGAGGATCGCAGTACCTACGATCCTCTGGAAGACTTTCCGCCTTTTCCTGGTTCTTAG